From the Chitinispirillales bacterium ANBcel5 genome, the window TGCATTAATTCTTTTTCAGAAAGAATTCCACGAATATATTCTATCATACCGTTTTTTCCTGTAAATCAGCGAGTTGTTTTTAATGCAAAGAGTTGTTTACTACACTGAAAGTCGCACAGAGCCACAGCAAGCGCATCATACGCATCGCTTCGCATATGTTTATGCGGAGGTGAAAGGAGCATGTTAACCATATACTGCACCTGTTCTTTTTTCGCATTACCATTGCCTGTCACTGTTTTTTTTATTTCCCGTGGAGTATATTCCCGAACTGATGCACCAGATTTAGCAGCGGCCAGCATCGCAACCCCTCTGGCGTGGCCTAAAACCAAAGTTGTATGAACATTTTTCCCATAGAAGGCCTGCTCAATGCATACAAAATCCGGTGAGTGTTGATTCATCTTCTCCCATAGCCCATCATAAATA encodes:
- the ruvC gene encoding crossover junction endodeoxyribonuclease RuvC translates to MVIFGVDPGTMATGYGVIKVDSNRVSWIDSGAITPDSAASLWLRLECIYDGLWEKMNQHSPDFVCIEQAFYGKNVHTTLVLGHARGVAMLAAAKSGASVREYTPREIKKTVTGNGNAKKEQVQYMVNMLLSPPHKHMRSDAYDALAVALCDFQCSKQLFALKTTR